gaatattcagggcttttaatccagctcttttaatccatttatttaaaaaaatctaaatattatatctaaaatggtccggcccacgtgaaatcaagttgactttaaagcggcctgcgaaccaacccgagtctgacacccttgctttaaacaCTCAAGCCAGATTTCTCCTCACCTAACTTCTCCAGATGaccaaattccccccaaaaaagcgcaACGTGCCCGTGAGCCGCGGCAGCAGATGTCGCCATCGCAAAGAATAAATTAACCACTCGTTCCTCTCTCTTTGATGGAATTAGGCGGCCGTTCCGTGTGAGCGTCCGTAAACACGGCGCCTTCCCGGGCGGATGGCGGAGGCCCACCCAGAGGAGTCGGGGAGTAATCCCCTCGTTTATCCTCGGCTTCCATTATTCCTGGGATTTAAGGGCCAACTTTCATTTCCATGAAGCGACAAAGCTCGTTGCCCGGCAGTGGTCATTCGGCAGCGGGAGGGGTTTGCCGGCGAGGTCGCGCACCCCATTTACGAGGATTTGGCCTTCGGGACGCTGGGGGTTAGCACCTGCGTGACGCCAGATGTACCGCTTAATAACATTCATGCTATTCAGACTTCATTAATGCTTCACCTGTCGCAAACTGGAGAAGGACGGGCGGCATACCCAAAATTTACCCTTACAATGACCGACATCATTTTGAGGATATACGGTGGTACCTGTACGCTtctacaaaaaacattttcaaatgacaAAATCCTTGACTATTCCAATATACAAAAtgaagatccaagttacaaaatcccccaaaacaacaatacatttcctgtatgttattttattttgaaattgttgcgcTAGCAATGCGGCCTGCTCGACAGTTTCCCTACATTCTGCGAGCCTCTCATTGGTTGTCTCATCAACAACTCttcatattttgtttattgttttattaGTATTTCGAGTGCTTTGTGGGTTATTTAAAATGGCAGGTGCGAATGGCcctctatttaatgctaagttgttttgaattcatttgaagatgttttgatgtgtgtttatgtgcatgtgttcgtgtgctaacgttagcttcctccttacagtTATGTACCTGCACTTATAACAATTGTTTTTgcatgttattcattttaatacattaataaatattttttctcatttttgtgtttctcacattttcTACACAATTGGAACACTTGgatcattttaaagggtttttgatcgttttttttttaaatcttcatAATTCACAGATGAGCCCCCATTAtcttttttctaaataaagTTTTAAGCAAAAAATCATATTCTGATCTTTGCACCTATACCGCCCCTTGGTGGCCAAAAGAGTCAACACATGAATGATTTAATTTACTCAATGTTTAATTACCTCTAATCATTCTGATtttgttgtttctatatataGGTTGAAAGAAGACATTGGATCGAACGACTACAAATAgttaaaaatacttttactATAGAAATGATATAAGTAGAAACATTTGATTTAATATCTGAGAGGTAACGTATAGTACTTCATTTATAATATACTTCTATACGTTTCTTTATTCCTATGACGAAAAAGAGCGACCTAGAAAGGCGCGAAAAAGTCAGAGTGAACGACGTTAGCATGTGGCAGCCATTTTAAAGCAGTAGACATCGCGAGCAGTGAGGTGATTTTCTGTACTAAAATACTCTTAATTTAGTGGAAACTTGACGTATTTTATTTAATCCGCTACATATGTGACTCTTATAAATTGCGAAGCGAGAAATTTGGAGAATTGATCAAATAATAGTCCAGTCAAAGTACGAAACCCTATTGACCGATGTTTATAAAAtggcactgacacaaaatggccgacaatcGACAAAAAATGACCGCTTTGTATCACAGTGCGCAATAGGGATCTAGCTATCTCTATATACGCTATCTATGAAAACAACCAATTCGAGCCACTGTCGGGTGACGCGTGTACACGTCACTTCCGTAAACTTTACGCATTTCCGTTCATCGCAACACGGCGCCACCAGAGGAACTTGCAACGACGAATTCCAGATCGGTAACTTCTCTGCTCCTAGGTGCTTTTCGAAACTACCCGTAGCTTCAACATGGTAGACAAAATGAGTATGTCTCTGGACGACATTATCAAGCTGAACAACAAAGGAAGTCGCAGCGGAGCTTCGAGTGAACGTTCGGGGTTCGCCGGCGGATCCTCGAAATCGGCGCGGAGTCGACCGAATAATTTCAACCGTGAGAGGGTCAACAGACCCGCACCGTACACTCGAGTAAGAACGACTTGAAATATCTTTATTATTAAGCTTTTTACACGCATGTGGACGGAGCTTCTAAGGTGACACGGAAGTAATATACGTAAAGGTTACGGTGGGTGTATGTGCGCGCGCGCgcaggggggagggggggtgtcATTCCCCGAATGTGACCAGCCGGCGgaatataataatttaataCTGCGCATGCGTTGACTGACGTCACTTCCCTTCGTGTGATGACGACATGGATTCGTGATACATTCAGtaaccaaaataaacattttctagATAGGCTAAATCGCAGTgtatggcagctaatgagttcatttaaaacaaacaactatGTAATATGCTGAACTTTATTCCCCGAGGCCGATCCTCTTGAATGGACACGATCTGGAACATATTTTGCCTGTTTTACGATGTTTTAAAATACTTGCATTTCCCTTCCCAGCCCAGAGAGTTGCCAGATAAATGGCAGCATGACATGTTTGAACAGCACGTGGGCGACCAAAGAGGACCGCGATCGGACCGTAGCGCGGAAAATACTGCCAAACTGCTCATTTCCAATCTGGATTTCGGAGTGTCCGACTCTGACATCAAGGTAATTAACGCGGCACTTAAAACGCCCGACGCCGCGTTGTTAAATCCCAAGTGATAAAAGACTGACGCCCGACTCCTCCCTCTTCAGGAACTCTTTGAAGACTTCGGACCTCTGAGGAAAGCATCGGTTCACTACGACCGCTCCGGTCGCAGTAAAGGAAGCGCCGATATCTTCTTTGAAAATGCAGCCGATGCAATGAAAGCCCTGAAACACTACAACGGAGTGCCTCTCGATGGTGAGGACTGTCGACCGGTAGCCTCGTCATCGCGATTCTAGCGCTGTCGTCTTTGTCGCCCTTTCAGGTCGCCCTATGAAAATCGTCCAAGCGACGTCAGGCGCCGATTCACAAAGTAGACAATCGACACAGAGGTGAGAGAAGGGTGTCCGCCGCCATGTTTGTGAGTTGTGATAAAGTGCGTGCACTACTGCACTTTGCTTCATTTCCAACCCGCAATTACATTCCTTCCTTCTAATGAGTTcaaaaggaaccttaaaatgccataAAACCACCAGGAAGTAACctagaaatgcccccaaatcataAGGAAAATTTATTGGAAGTGACCAGTAAATTGCCttaaatggaaaacagacacaaaaataaactcattgcctgctattgacaattatagaggtccaattcacttaagcTGGTTGTGCatcctcatctttcagtgccattgacagcaagaaAGCTAACTTTTTAGACCAAAAAATGAACGGGTATGGTccacattagattagataactttattcatcctgtattcgggaaatttcactgtcacagtagcaagaggatgagaatacagacacaggaaaagacattttagacataaataggtaataaataccgtattttcacgactatatggcgcattgtatttttagccgcagtgtcagtaacgagtgctatttgtgtattttaaacatacaaaggacgcaccgtttttttagacgcatatatattatatatgaatatctaaccgcaatagcgctggctaccagaagcagccccagactctttttccggtttccggtgcgcagtgactgctgggatatatagttcttgacgctacacccacacgctaaaaacacatttttaaaaaggcaacggaagcaaaactgagttcggttgtactttatttagctattttacaatgtactcgcgtcatcatcacccacaaatccatcaaagtccccTTTTTccgtgtctgaattgaacaattgtccaaatgagtcatcgaaaacgctgagttttatacgttcgtccaggcggccacaatccattcgcaaatagtagctagcgtaactagtccggggctgtgttccatgcttcgcaaggctgtgttgatgccgatcgccaggccacaatccattcgcaaatagtagctagctagtagctagcgtaactagcccggcgctgcctgccacccttcgtcaagctgtgctgatggatgtatacaggccacaatccattgggtgtattgacaaaagaactatatatcccagcagtcactgcacagtactttttctacggggaaaatagtagagacGGGGtttgcttgccgtagttgtgagagatggtgtaccctatcgactgatttattttattttatcgtgataacaatttcagtattggtctatatataaagcgcacaggattataaggtgccctgtctattttggagaaaatttaagacttatgtgcgccttatagtcgtgaaaatacggtaagttaataaacaaatgaataagcgtgttgctgcaatatatacatacacattagcTCTATTTGGCATTTATGTGGCCCgtcaaccaaactgagtttgacaccactgtCTTAAATGGTTTGTTGTTCTCTACTACAATAAAAGCAAGCAATTTAATGATGGTCTGTCCATAGTTCCAACAGGGGCTTCGATAGAAGCCGGCTGGGTCAGCCCACCTTTGAAAGGAGTAAAAGAAGCGAATGGGGCGATTGGGGGGGGCGAGGCGGCAGCGGCGGGGGCTCAAGAGGTTGGGGAAGTGGACGAGGGAGAGGCAGAGGAAACAGACCCCAGCTGTCAGCCGAAGAGTTGGATGCCCAGTTAGATGCTTATAACGCTATGGTAAGCTTTTATTTGGttactttttttctatatatgcCATGTCCGAAAActcattcttcttttttttttgcaggcaaACAACAATTAGACGGAGTCGGAGAAAGACATGAAGCCCGCAGGTTTTTAGGAACGTgattcatatttcattttttttttagagttttGACTCTCTCAGTACATTCagcgatgatagacgtccaattatgaGGCCACTTTCACACTTCTGCTTCTGTTTTAATTGAGGTGGTCAATAATCATCACGCAATCCGTTTGAtcgccctcccagtccaaatggattagacgtctatcaccgtcggTGGCGGCCACCGACTTAAACTGTTTTCGGTTCCAATTAACGTCGGATTGTTTTGGCCAAGAGACCAATGCGTTTTTGATTCCTAATacctttttgtttgtgtttgctaATTGCAACTTGGTTTAGTTTCAGATACTTGTGTTCACTTTTCATCATTTCTGTCACTTGATGTACTGTCTACTTGATATGTGAACAACCCAGGGTTTTGTATATAAATACTCAATTAAAATTgatcttgtttgttttgttcatttaaaaatgttccctGCCTGGAGTAAGCAATTTAACCCAATTTGGTTCACCTTCTCCAAAACAGCcgttcaaatgtaaacaaaagacaaaggcggacaaacattttactggatttttttgggcTTTTAAACTCATAAAAGTTGTCattcttcaaaaaaataatatatgaatGATTGCAGAAAtctgaaatgtgtatttttggaTGGGAAACATCAGAAAATGATACAAAAGAAGGACATAAAACCTTCAAATACATTGTTACTTGAAAGTGCTTTACAATGATATTGTATAGTGGGAAATGACAGGAAGTTAGCTGCATTGTTAACCTATGAtacaattttgttgttgttgtgctaCCATAAATTCACCTGGTTTGACGAGTTATTCATAAttattaattgtttttaatgttttattcttTGTGTAAAACCTTCCCACTCGCCGTAGTTTTGTTCCCGGAAATGCTGCTTGGGCGGGTGGCGCACCGGGCGGCGCCGTCCCGTTATTCGCCATACTTGCACAGCAGCACACAGCGAACGCACTTCCTCTCGGGCACCTGCACGCCAGCTGCTTTTCACTAAAAGGTTTGCCTCTTCTTTGTCTCTCCGGGCCGAAAAAATGTCACGCGGAGCCATATTAAATGATATTGCAGTCCCGTTATACGCTAGCGGGCGTCTAGAACTTGTCAATTTAGTGTTAGCTTGCTAGCTGTTAGCTTGAGCACGCTAGCTATTTGCCCCTTGTCTCCCTCATCAGCCCCACCCTGTCGGAAATTGACGGCGCCTCGTAAAAAAgttggctttatttttttacaaaaatgtccTCTTATGTGATATTTCGGGCTATAATATTTGTTCTTTCCTCTGTCTTTTTCCTGTTATCATAATTTTACGTTCGCGCGAGAAGGTTTTGTTCCATTCTGCTTCGAGACATTACGGTGATGGAAGATGTTAATTTAATGAATGCTTCCTGCCTACATCATTTAAAATTCATATTGCAAGATTATCTGATTGTCCATTATTTTTATAACGAAGAACGACCATTTCAAGCTGTATTTATCGCAAAATATGTGATACAAAAGGATCTCCAGTGTTTCGAGTTTAATTTGAAACCCATCACCGTTACCCGCATCCTTCatctatttaacattttttttgcaagtgactagttttaattttaataaaaaaaattaaccagcgAAGACCAAGCGTCCACATATGGGAATGTTAAAATTTTAAGATAGACAATTGTGGCCTACAAGActtaaaatgtaatgtccacTTATGTGGTAGCCTTAATCATAAGTATATttcttattattcattattttaaatatagtaATACAATTACAAATGACTACAATTTAATGACAAATATATTTCATATAATTcattacctgccattgacaacaatagccgTCCTATTCATTTCCCCCTTTTGTTAACAGCTTTTCAAAAGTTGATAGTTAAGAACTTGATCACTTAATAGAgaaagtctttatttttttggtcattaaaaaaatccaacttttaACGCTAGAACATGACTATTTTCGGTCTAAAATATTAGCATTTATTATGCTTGTTTAATTATTGTCCTATACGCAAGTACATTTCTAAgctaaatatattaaatgaagaaaaacaaattgcaCTCTGGTTACAATCAATgtagatgtattttttcttacaaCTTTATTCATTGCATCCCGTTGACGCCAATAGACGTCCAGTTCGTTTGAACTGGGTGGGGCCAACGAACCACATttgacgtcaatggcacccaacgaatgacagtaatccctcgattaccGCGTCCTCTCTTtttgcaaattcactactttgcgatttttttcccgctattatttttcatagttcaaaaaatgtgaaaatccacgctgaaactcgtaagcagaaaaagttataataggggtgaccctacttcgtgattttttcaattatcgcggccatgcctGGTGTCATTAACCgctatattcgagggattactgcaaaacggtcattttttggggtgacACGTTCACCGAAGCTGGGCTATTGGCACTATCATCACAAATGGAGGACAATCAGGAACATCCCTga
The Stigmatopora argus isolate UIUO_Sarg chromosome 7, RoL_Sarg_1.0, whole genome shotgun sequence DNA segment above includes these coding regions:
- the LOC144078120 gene encoding aly/REF export factor 2-like; translated protein: MVDKMSMSLDDIIKLNNKGSRSGASSERSGFAGGSSKSARSRPNNFNRERVNRPAPYTRPRELPDKWQHDMFEQHVGDQRGPRSDRSAENTAKLLISNLDFGVSDSDIKELFEDFGPLRKASVHYDRSGRSKGSADIFFENAADAMKALKHYNGVPLDGRPMKIVQATSGADSQSRQSTQSSNRGFDRSRLGQPTFERSKRSEWGDWGGRGGSGGGSRGWGSGRGRGRGNRPQLSAEELDAQLDAYNAMANNN